The following coding sequences are from one Calypte anna isolate BGI_N300 chromosome 18, bCalAnn1_v1.p, whole genome shotgun sequence window:
- the LOC115599330 gene encoding cAMP-dependent protein kinase type I-alpha regulatory subunit-like, with protein MFPVTYIAGETVIQQGDEGDNFYVVDQGEMDGSTLRKRKMYEEFLSKVSILESLDKWERLTVADALEPVQFEDGQKIVVQGEPGDEFFIILEGTAAVLQRRSENEEFVEVGRLAPSDYFGEIALLMNRPRAATVVARGLLKCVKLDRPRFERVLGPCSDILKRNIQQYNSFVSLSV; from the exons ATGTTCCCTGTCACATACATTGCAGGAGAGACTGTCATCCAGCAAG gtGATGAAGGTGATAACTTCTATGTTGTTGATCAAGGAGAAATGGAT gggAGTACtttgagaaagagaaagatgtATGAGGAATTCCTTAGCAAAGTATCTATATTGG AATCTCTGGACAAGTGGGAACGCCTGACGGTGGCTGATGCCTTGGAACCAGTTCAGTTTGAGGATGGACAAAAGATTGTGGTCCAGGGAGAGCCAGGAGATGAGTTCTTCATTATCTTGGAG GGCACAGCTGCAGTGCTACAACGTCGGTCAGAAAATGAGGAATTTGTTGAAGTGGGCAGATTGGCACCTTCTGATTATTTTG GTGAAATTGCTCTGCTGATGAACCGTCCTCGTGCTGCCACAGTTGTTGCTCGTGGCCTCTTGAAGTGTGTGAAGCTGGACCGGCCCCGCTTTGAACGCGTCCTGGGTCCCTGCTCGGATATTCTCAAGCGCAACATTCAGCAGTACAACAGTTTTGTATCACTGTCTGTCTGA
- the LOC115599331 gene encoding WD repeat domain phosphoinositide-interacting protein 1-like codes for MRLALTRPRRLGGGRMDRGRKLLRRYGQRAGMNRTEPNRTEQRRAGPGRVGWGRSGPGRGGTSPAPHRRQRHRAGCGSRRRRGRSGPERAEPPEPPSPLHGGRGRGSGGPAELSCFSYNQDCTSLAIGTTTGYRLFSLSSVEQLDQVHESNEIPDVYIVERLFSSSLVVVVSHAKPQQMNVYHFKKGTEICNYSYSSNILSIRLNRQRLVVCLEESIYIHNIKDMKLLKTIVDTPPNTTGEPRKNAWKGEISSAGAL; via the exons ATGCGCCTCGCTCTCACCCGGCCCCGTCGCCTCG gaggagggaggatggaTCGGGGGAGAAAGCTGCTGCGGCGCTATGGGCAGCGGGCAGGGAtgaaccgaaccgaaccgaaccgaaccgagcAGCGccgggcggggccgggccgggtcgGATGGGGCCGATCCGGGCCGGGTCGGGGGGG AACAAGCCCCGCCCCTCACCGCCGCCAGCGCCACCGAGCGGGCTGcgggagccgccgccgccggggccGGAGCGGGCCGGAACGGGCCGAACCGCCCGAACCACCGAGCCCGCTCCATGGAGGCCGCGGCCGAGGCTCCGGGGGACCcgcagagctcagctgcttctcctacAACCAGGACTGCAC CTCCCTGGCCATTGGAACCACAACTGGATACAGGCTTTTCTCCTTAAGTTCTGTGGAACAACTGGACCAGGTCCACGAAAGCA ATGAAATCCCAGATGTTTACATCGTGGAACGCCTGTTCTCCAGCAGCCTTGTGGTTGTGGTCAGTCATGCCAAGCCCCAGCAAATGAATGTCTACCACTTCAAGAAAGGGACAGAGATCTGCAACTACAGCTATTCCAGTAACATCCTGTCCATCCGACTGAATCGCCAG AGGTTGGTTGTTTGCCTGGAGGAGTCAATTTACATCCATAACATTAAGGACATGAAGCTTTTGAAGACTATTGTGGATACACCTCCAAATACAACAGGTGAGCCCAGAAAAAATGCGTGGAAGGGAGAGATCAGCTCAGCAGGAGCTTTGTAG